The region ATGATTTTTAAAGAGATTGAAAATGCTATCGATAAGGCTTATGATGTTGTAGTTTTTCCTGAATCAGTTTTTCCACTCTATATGAACAAAAACCAAAAACTTATAGATAAATTACTAAAATATTCTCAAAATATAACCATAGTTGCAGGTGCACTCTACACAGATAAGGGCAACAATTACAATGTTACTTATATGTTTCAAAACTCTAAATTTGAAATGGCAAAAAAATTAGTTTTAGTTCCTTTTGGAGAGTATATTCCACTTCCAAAATTTGCACAAGATTTTATAAACAATATGTTTTTTGCAGGACAAGCAGACTTTGTAACAGCAGATAAACCAACTGATTTTATGATAAAAGGTGTTAAGTTTAGAAATGCAATTTGCTATGAAGCGACTTGTTCTGAGATTTATGAAGGTGATGTAAATTATATTATAGCTATAAGCAATAATGCTTGGTTTGCACCTTCTATTGAACCAACTATTCAAAAACTTCTTATGCGATATTATGCGCGTAAAAATGATACAACTATTTATCACTCAGCAAATTATAAAGGTAGTGGCATCATAAAATAATAGCATTTGGATATAATGATAAAAACTATTTTCAGGCTACTATAATTATGTTAAATCTTAAAAATCCCGACCTTTATAATAACCGTGAACTATCATGGTTACAGTTCAATACAAGAGTTTTAAAACAAGCTCAAGATGACTCACTTCCTCTTTTAGAAAGACTTAAATTCTTAGCTATTTATGGAACAAATTTAGATGAGTTTTATATGATTAGGATTGCTGGACTAAAAAAACTTTTTGCAGCTGGCATCATTGTTTCAGGTGCTGATAAATTAACACCAATGGAACAACTACGCGAAATAAGAAAGTACCTTCATCAAGAACAACAAGTTATAGAACATTGCTTAGGAAGCATCTTTAAAAAACTTGAACCTGAGGGCATCTCAGTTAAGCTTTATGATGAAGTAAATCAACACGAAAAAAATACTCTAAATAGATTTTTCAAAGAAAATATATATCCTGTAATTATTCCTATAGCAGTAGATGCTACACACCCTTTTCCAAACCTAAACAATCTTAGCTTTGGGCTTATTGTAAAACTCTCAGACATTGATGATGAAGCTATAGAGAGATTTGGGATTATTAGAGTTCCTAGAGTTTTAAAGAGATTTGTTGAACTAAATAGTGGCATCTATGTTCCTATAGAATCTCTTGTAGCTAAACATGTTGAAGAACTATTCCCAGGTTACAAACTTATAAAATACGCTTCTTTTAGAGTTACAAGAAATGCAGATATGGAGATAGAAGAAGAGGAAGCTGATGACTTTATGGAAATCCTTGAAGAGGGTTTAAAACTTCGAAGAAAAGGTGAAATGGTTAGACTTGAAATAGGTAGCGATACTGATGAAGAAATAATCAATTTTTTTAACCGACATACAAATGTTTATAAAGATGATATTTACAAATATCATACATTTTTAAACCAATCTAGCCTTTGGCAAATTGTAGGAAATAAAAACTTCGCTCATCTTTTAGCAGAACCATTTAAACCAAAAACTTTACCTCCTTTTGATCACAATGAAAACATTTTTAGCACTTTAGAAAAAGAAGATGTTTTGATGTATCATCCTTATGCTAGTTTTGAGCCAGTTATAAAATTAATTCAAAGTGCTGCAAAAGACCCAGACACGGTTTCTATCAAGATGACACTCTACCGCTCAGGTACAAATTCACCTATAGTTCAAGCACTTATGGCGGCATCTGAGAGTGGTAAACAAGTCACTGTTATGGTTGAGCTAAAAGCAAGGTTTGATGAAGAGAACAACCTTATCTGGGCAAAGGCTTTAGAAAAATCTGGTGCGCATGTTATTTACGGTATCAAAGGTTTCAAAGTTCACGCTAAAGCGGCACTTGTAACTAGAAGAAAAAATGGAAAACTTAAACAATACGCACATATTGGAACAGGAAACTACAACCCATCTACTGCAAAAATCTATACAGATATGAGCTATATGACTTCAAAAGATGTAGTTACAAATGACCTTACAAAGTTTTTTCACTTCCTTACAGGCTTTAGTAAAAAAGGTAAACTAAACGAACTTTACATGGCACCAGCTCAAATAAAACCAAAGATTTTATCTCTAATTCATAATGAAACAAGAAAAGCTCAAGAGGGACAGATTATTGCTAAAATCAACTCTTTGGTAGATGAAGATGTAATCCGTGCTTTATATAAGGCAAGTCAAGCTGGTGTAAAAATCGACCTTATAGTTCGTGGCATCTGCTGTTTAAAACCTGGCATCGAAGGTGTTAGCGATAACATAAGAGTTATCTCTATTTTAGGTAAATACTTAGAGCATCCGAGAGTTTTTTACTTTAAAAATGATTCTGCCCAAATTTATATATCTTCAGCTGATTGGATGCCAAGAAATCTCATAAGAAGAATTGAGCTTTTAACTGCCATTAAAGATGAAGAGTCAAAATCAAAAATTCTTCAAATTTTAAAGCTACAATGTTCTGATAATGTCCTAGCACATGAACTTCAAAGCGATGGTTCATATAAAAAAGTAAAACCACTAGAAGATGACAAACTTATAAATAACCACAAACTCTTAGAAGAGTTTGTAAACAAAATATCAAAAGCAAGTAAAAAAGAGACTCAAAGAAGTGTATATCAGATAACATCTCGTCTTTTTTTGGAGAGTTAATATGACATATACATTTAGAGGTATAAATCCTACCATAGGAGAAAATACTTGGATAGCACCATCAGCTGATGTAATAGGCGATGTTACTTGCGGAAAGGATTGTTCTATTTGGTTTTCAACTGTAGTAAGAGGGGATGTTCACTATATCAAAATAGGCGACAGAGTTAGCATCCAAGACCTCAGCATGATTCATGTAACCCACTACAAAAAGGCTGATAAAAGTGATGGTCATCCTACTATTATTGGAGATGATGTAACTATAGGTCATCGCGTTATGCTTCATGGATGTACTATTGAGGATGCTTGTCTTATTGGTATGAGTGCTACCATCTTAGATGGTGCAGTTATAGGAAAAGAGAGCATTGTTGGAGCGGATTCTTTAGTTACAAAAAATAAGGTTTTTCCTCCTCGTTCACTCATTATGGGTAGTCCTGCAAAAGTACTAAGACAACTAAGTGATGAAGAAGTAAAAGAGCTTTATGCATCTGCATCTAGATATGTAGAGTTTAAAAACGAATATCAAAAGTAAAACTTAAAGATGCCAGAGTTTTTTATATATGCAGATATTATTGGCATCATAGCTTTTAGTATAAGTGGATTTTTAATAGCTATAAAAAACTCTCTTGATATACTTGGTATATTGATAGCATCTGCCCTTACTGCTCTTGGTGGTGGGATTATAAGAGATGCTATTCTTAGTTCAACACCATTCGCTTTTACCTCCATCTACCCTGCTTTAACTCTACTTTGTACTATACTTTTTGCTTATCTTTTCAAACTTTATAAAAAGCCTTCGCTAGAGAGAAAATGGATGTTTGTTATAAGTGATACTATCGGTTTAGTTGCTTTTAGTATCACTGGAGCACTACTTGCTATACATGCAGATCTTAATTTTTTTGGAGTAGTAATCCTCAGCTTTATTACCGCAGTTGGTGGAGGCGTAACAAGAGATGTAATGATAAATCAAGTTCCAACAGTTCTCATAAGTGACTTCTATGGCTCAATAGCAGTTATAGTAGCCCTACTCTTAGCCGCATTAGAACTATTCAATGCACTTAATGAAGTTAGCATCTCCGTAGTTGCTATTTTATCTATCATTTTAAGACTAATCGCTTTTAAAAGAGAGTGGCATCTGCCAAAACTAAGTTAGCTTATTTTTTTAAGTATTTTCTCACAAAGAGTAGATATACTTTGCATTAGATTAACTTATTTTAGGAGGATAATATGTCAAGAAAAATAGCATTAACTCTTATCGCTTCATTAGCATTTACAAGCACTATTTATGCTGATAGTTCTGAGGCGAAAGAGCTTTTTGATGAAGCTAAGTGTATGGAGTGTCATAACAACAAAGATTTTAAAGTAAGAGAAGATAAAGTCAACTCTTTTGAAAAACTTCACAACTCAGTAAATCAATGTTCTTTTAACAGCGAAACTGGTTGGTTTGATGATGAAACACTTGATGTTACAAAATATTTAAACAAAAAGTTTTATCATTTTAGTGAGTCTAAACATAGTGAATAATAAAAAACGGACTATGTTCTATAGTCCGCATTTATTTTTACATATTCATGACCTAAATCACACCCATAAGCTTTAAAACTTCCTTCACCAACTCCTAAATCACAAGAAATTGTAAACTTTTTATGTCCCATAACAACAGCACATTTTTTCTCCATTTCTGAGTCAAAATTTAAAACACCTCTATCATAAACGCAAAAGTTGTCAAATGAAATTTTTAACTTCTCTTCATAGGCTTCAACTCCACTTGCACCAACTGTAGATGCTATTCTTCCCCAGTTTGGATCTTCTCCAAAAAGAGCAGTTTTAACAAGTAAAGAATCAGATAATGTTTTTGCTACTATCTCTGCTTCTCTATCATTTTTTGCACCACTAACTTTATAAGTCACAAGTTTTGTAGCACCTTCTCCATCTCTAACCATTTCAAGCGCTAAAAAATGCATCACTTTAAAAAGAGCCTCTTTAAATGCTTCTGCTTCATAAGCTCCACTTTTAGAGTTACTTAAAAGTAAAACAGTATCGTTTGTAGAAGTATCTCCATCAACACTTATAGCATTAAACGTAGTTTTCGTTACTTCATCTAAAATGACTTGCATCTCTTCTTTTAAAACATTAGCATCTGTAGTTATAAAACATAGCATCGTAGCCATTGCAGGATTTATCATACCTGCACCTTTTGCCATTGCACCTATGTTAAAACTACTTCCATCATCAAGTGTTACACTTAGAGCTATCTCTTTAGAAAATGAATCCGTTGTCATAATAGCTTTTGCAGCATTACTTGGATTTTTATTTGAAATATCAAAAAGTTTCATACCGTTTATAATTTTTTCTTTTGGAAGTCTAACACCGATAACTCCAGTTGAACTCATAATAGGATTTATCATATCTTGAGCATTACTTAACACCTCTTCTATGTCATCAACGCCTGATTGACCTGTCATAGCATTAGCATTTTTAGAGTTTATCAGAATAAAGTTAGTTTTAAACTCTCCTTTTGCTCTAAAGTGTTTTATTGGAGCTGCATACATCTTATTTGTTGTAAAAACAGATGCAACTTCACACTCATTTTCGCTGTAAATAAATGCCATATCTAAAGCATTATTTTTTTTAAGACCAGCACTTATACCATCAGCATAAAAACCCTGAGATGCACAAACACCTCCAATTGTTTGAACTATTTTATACAAATCTTAACTCCTTAGGCTTAGTTCTTTTTCTTAATAATTCTTTTGTAACCGTTATATCATTTTGCATTCCGATGATAAGCAATTTACACTCACTCGTAATAAGTACATCACCCTTTGGCATAGAGATAAACTTACCATCTTTTTTTGTTATACCGATAACTGAAGTGTTCGTTATTTGACGGATATGAGTCTCTTTTAGTTTCTTTAAAACAGCCCAGCTATACTTTGGAACTTCTATCTCTTCCATATCTAATGGATTATCACTCTTATATAAAAACTCTTCTAAAAGATTTTCCATATCTGGTCTTGCAGCCATAGCACTAACTCTTTGAGCTGTAAGTTTTGTAGGAGAAACTACTGTATCAGCTCCAAGTTTTTTAAGCTTTTCAACATCATTCATGGATTCTGCTGCTGAAATAACATAATAAGGTCTAGGTAAAAAATGTTCTTTTTCAAAAAGTCTCACAGAAGCTATCAATGCGATATTATCTGCTATAGATGCTGAGAGTGTAATCAAACCTTTTGCAGATGCAAGATGGGCTTTTAACATTGAAAGTTCTGCATGAGGTTCAGCTTTTAAATATGTTGGATAGTTGTGTTCTCTCGCCCATTCATGAATTTCTTCTCTTGGATCAACCACAACAAAAGGAATATGATTTTTTCTTAATTGTTTCGTAACCTCAAGAGTGTAATCATTATGATAACAAACAACAAAATGTTTTTTTAGTCTTGCTATCTTATATAACATTCTTCGCTCCTTTAAGATTTTAAAGATAGTACCTCTGTTTAACTCAGCAATCAAAATACCTATTGCACTTGTAAAAGTTGCAAAACCAGCAATAATAAGAGTTATTGTAAAAATTCTTCCAGCATCAGATATTGGAGCAATTTCTCCAAATCCAACTGTAGTGAAAGTAATACCTGTTTGATAAACAGCATCCATTAGAGTTAAATTATCGATTAATACATAACCTACAGTTCCAACTAACATAGTCATAGTTGTTAAAATAAGAGGTAAACGGAATGCTTTGAGTTGTGGATAAACTTCAGGAAGAAGTTTTGCTTCTGGTTTGGGAGATGACTCCCAATGTAGGAATGTGCGAATCCTTTGTAAAAGATTCAACTTAATTTCCTAATACTCTTACGAGTTTTTCTTAAGTGTGCGTAATTCTCTTGCAGAGATTTTAATTTTTTTCGTAGTACCATCTTCTAATGTGATACGCACTGTTCTTAGGTTTAGTAAAAAACGACGCTTAGTTCTGTTTTTAGCATGAGAAACATTGTTCCCGCTCATAGGGCCTTTGCCACTAATAGCACATTTTCTTGCCATAATTAGCTTCCTTGTTTAGGTTTTTAAAGTTGCGAATTGTACCAATATGAAGCAAAACTTCAGCTTAAAGGTATATTTGTTTATCCATAAAAATTATTAGATATGCTTTAGAGATGATATTTAATATTTATCTTATCATTATACAGCTAGAATATATGAAAATTACTTATTATGAAGCGCAGATGATAACAAAAGATAAAATTGATGTTTATATTAACAAAATACCTCCTGCTCCTAAAGCATTAAAAGAGACTCTATCTCTTCTTAATTCAGGTGAACTCACAAAAGCTTCTAAAATTGCACAAAGCGATTTAGCACTTGCAACTTATCTCAAAGAACTCGTGAACAAACCTATATATGGTTTTAAAAATCAAGTTACAGATATATCTCAAATATTTGCAATACTTGGTGTATCTGGTTCACAACAAACTGTGTATAACTATATGACTACTCTTTTAAGTCCTGCAAAATGGAAACTCTTCAAATTAAACGCAAGAGGATTTTATGAATTACAAGCAAAACTCTCAAGAAGATGGGAACAAATTTTAGAGAATCTAAATATAGAAGATAAAAATATTTCCAGTTCTATTGCTCTTCTTCCAGCAAGCATCATAGTTTGTGAAGCTCTTTTTTGCGAGAAGATTGATGATGTAAATCTCCTTAAAAGCACTAAAAACATAGACTATAACACTATTCTTACTCGTCTTTGTGGAATTGGTATTTTTGATATATGTGAGCAAATCTCTATAAAATGGGAGATGCCAGAAGAAATATCTAAAATAATTCAAGCAGCTTCAGGATTAAAACCTTCAGAAGATGAACAAATAAACACTCTTGGAAAATGGATGCATCTATTGCTCTTTTACGAACTATCTCAACCTATGTTTATAGAAGCCGGTTTAAATGATTTTATAGATTTTCAAATCGAGTATGTTGGAGATATTTATGAAGAATTT is a window of uncultured Sulfurimonas sp. DNA encoding:
- a CDS encoding TRIC cation channel family protein, with translation MPEFFIYADIIGIIAFSISGFLIAIKNSLDILGILIASALTALGGGIIRDAILSSTPFAFTSIYPALTLLCTILFAYLFKLYKKPSLERKWMFVISDTIGLVAFSITGALLAIHADLNFFGVVILSFITAVGGGVTRDVMINQVPTVLISDFYGSIAVIVALLLAALELFNALNEVSISVVAILSIILRLIAFKREWHLPKLS
- a CDS encoding HDOD domain-containing protein, encoding MIFNIYLIIIQLEYMKITYYEAQMITKDKIDVYINKIPPAPKALKETLSLLNSGELTKASKIAQSDLALATYLKELVNKPIYGFKNQVTDISQIFAILGVSGSQQTVYNYMTTLLSPAKWKLFKLNARGFYELQAKLSRRWEQILENLNIEDKNISSSIALLPASIIVCEALFCEKIDDVNLLKSTKNIDYNTILTRLCGIGIFDICEQISIKWEMPEEISKIIQAASGLKPSEDEQINTLGKWMHLLLFYELSQPMFIEAGLNDFIDFQIEYVGDIYEEFASLMEIE
- a CDS encoding RNA degradosome polyphosphate kinase, which encodes MLNLKNPDLYNNRELSWLQFNTRVLKQAQDDSLPLLERLKFLAIYGTNLDEFYMIRIAGLKKLFAAGIIVSGADKLTPMEQLREIRKYLHQEQQVIEHCLGSIFKKLEPEGISVKLYDEVNQHEKNTLNRFFKENIYPVIIPIAVDATHPFPNLNNLSFGLIVKLSDIDDEAIERFGIIRVPRVLKRFVELNSGIYVPIESLVAKHVEELFPGYKLIKYASFRVTRNADMEIEEEEADDFMEILEEGLKLRRKGEMVRLEIGSDTDEEIINFFNRHTNVYKDDIYKYHTFLNQSSLWQIVGNKNFAHLLAEPFKPKTLPPFDHNENIFSTLEKEDVLMYHPYASFEPVIKLIQSAAKDPDTVSIKMTLYRSGTNSPIVQALMAASESGKQVTVMVELKARFDEENNLIWAKALEKSGAHVIYGIKGFKVHAKAALVTRRKNGKLKQYAHIGTGNYNPSTAKIYTDMSYMTSKDVVTNDLTKFFHFLTGFSKKGKLNELYMAPAQIKPKILSLIHNETRKAQEGQIIAKINSLVDEDVIRALYKASQAGVKIDLIVRGICCLKPGIEGVSDNIRVISILGKYLEHPRVFYFKNDSAQIYISSADWMPRNLIRRIELLTAIKDEESKSKILQILKLQCSDNVLAHELQSDGSYKKVKPLEDDKLINNHKLLEEFVNKISKASKKETQRSVYQITSRLFLES
- the rpmB gene encoding 50S ribosomal protein L28, translating into MARKCAISGKGPMSGNNVSHAKNRTKRRFLLNLRTVRITLEDGTTKKIKISARELRTLKKNS
- a CDS encoding NAD-binding protein — translated: MNLLQRIRTFLHWESSPKPEAKLLPEVYPQLKAFRLPLILTTMTMLVGTVGYVLIDNLTLMDAVYQTGITFTTVGFGEIAPISDAGRIFTITLIIAGFATFTSAIGILIAELNRGTIFKILKERRMLYKIARLKKHFVVCYHNDYTLEVTKQLRKNHIPFVVVDPREEIHEWAREHNYPTYLKAEPHAELSMLKAHLASAKGLITLSASIADNIALIASVRLFEKEHFLPRPYYVISAAESMNDVEKLKKLGADTVVSPTKLTAQRVSAMAARPDMENLLEEFLYKSDNPLDMEEIEVPKYSWAVLKKLKETHIRQITNTSVIGITKKDGKFISMPKGDVLITSECKLLIIGMQNDITVTKELLRKRTKPKELRFV
- the argJ gene encoding bifunctional glutamate N-acetyltransferase/amino-acid acetyltransferase ArgJ, translating into MYKIVQTIGGVCASQGFYADGISAGLKKNNALDMAFIYSENECEVASVFTTNKMYAAPIKHFRAKGEFKTNFILINSKNANAMTGQSGVDDIEEVLSNAQDMINPIMSSTGVIGVRLPKEKIINGMKLFDISNKNPSNAAKAIMTTDSFSKEIALSVTLDDGSSFNIGAMAKGAGMINPAMATMLCFITTDANVLKEEMQVILDEVTKTTFNAISVDGDTSTNDTVLLLSNSKSGAYEAEAFKEALFKVMHFLALEMVRDGEGATKLVTYKVSGAKNDREAEIVAKTLSDSLLVKTALFGEDPNWGRIASTVGASGVEAYEEKLKISFDNFCVYDRGVLNFDSEMEKKCAVVMGHKKFTISCDLGVGEGSFKAYGCDLGHEYVKINADYRT
- a CDS encoding gamma carbonic anhydrase family protein, encoding MTYTFRGINPTIGENTWIAPSADVIGDVTCGKDCSIWFSTVVRGDVHYIKIGDRVSIQDLSMIHVTHYKKADKSDGHPTIIGDDVTIGHRVMLHGCTIEDACLIGMSATILDGAVIGKESIVGADSLVTKNKVFPPRSLIMGSPAKVLRQLSDEEVKELYASASRYVEFKNEYQK